Proteins encoded in a region of the Marinobacter arenosus genome:
- a CDS encoding phospholipase D family protein, which produces MLMMGLTGCALPALSERTESMALPIEQTTDTRLGRAIAPALAEHGDNSGILTLSDPYDAFAARVLLAEGADVSLDVQYYIWRYDISGRLLLNALYRAAERGVRVRLLLDDNGISGLDEPLAALDGHPNIEVRLFNPFPTRSAKWLGYLSDFSRLNHRMHNKSFTADNQAAIIGGRNVADEYFGAGYGALFADLDILAIGPIVDELSSDFDRYWASASAYPADLLLPEVGLEELTALMRSAQALEQSPEAAEYVQSVADSTFMTALLQGDLRFVWAPVSMVSDDPAKALGDSDGDDLMSRQLARALGEPTSSVDLVSPYFIPGKAGVALFRDLESKGVEVRVLTNSLEANDVALVHAGYAKYRKPLLEAGVELFELRKLNDGKSVERGLQTGLSGSSSSSLHAKTFAVDGDTLFVGSFNFDPRSTHLNTELGFIIENRELAGMLETLFDERLVSVAYEVVLDDDGDLQWIERNGDEVVRHSHDPEAGAFKRGMVFVFSLLPIEGLL; this is translated from the coding sequence ATGTTGATGATGGGCCTAACCGGCTGTGCCCTACCCGCCCTGTCCGAGCGCACGGAGAGCATGGCACTCCCGATCGAGCAGACCACGGATACCCGGCTGGGGCGAGCCATTGCCCCGGCGCTGGCGGAACACGGCGACAACAGCGGTATTCTGACCCTCTCGGACCCCTACGATGCCTTCGCTGCCCGCGTCTTGCTGGCCGAAGGCGCCGATGTCTCGCTGGATGTGCAGTACTATATCTGGCGCTATGACATCAGTGGCCGGTTGCTGCTCAATGCGCTTTACCGGGCGGCAGAGCGGGGAGTCCGGGTTCGGCTGTTGCTGGACGACAATGGCATCTCAGGTCTGGATGAGCCGCTGGCGGCACTGGACGGTCACCCAAACATCGAGGTGCGGTTGTTCAATCCCTTCCCCACCCGAAGCGCCAAATGGCTCGGCTACCTGAGCGACTTTTCCCGTCTGAATCACCGGATGCACAACAAATCCTTCACGGCGGATAACCAGGCCGCCATCATCGGTGGTCGCAACGTCGCCGATGAGTATTTCGGCGCCGGCTACGGGGCGCTGTTCGCGGACCTGGATATCCTGGCCATCGGGCCCATCGTCGACGAGCTGTCCAGCGATTTCGACCGCTACTGGGCCAGTGCGTCGGCCTACCCGGCGGACCTGCTGTTACCCGAGGTGGGGCTGGAGGAACTCACGGCGTTGATGCGTTCGGCGCAGGCGCTGGAACAGAGTCCGGAGGCGGCGGAATACGTTCAGTCAGTGGCGGATTCCACGTTCATGACCGCGCTGCTGCAAGGCGATCTGCGCTTCGTTTGGGCCCCCGTGAGCATGGTCAGCGATGACCCGGCCAAGGCGCTGGGCGACAGCGATGGTGACGACCTGATGAGCCGCCAGTTGGCCCGGGCCCTGGGGGAACCAACCTCCTCCGTGGATCTGGTGTCACCCTACTTCATACCCGGCAAGGCCGGCGTGGCGCTGTTCCGGGATCTTGAAAGCAAGGGCGTTGAGGTTCGGGTGCTAACCAATTCCCTCGAGGCGAACGACGTGGCGCTGGTTCATGCCGGCTACGCGAAATACCGGAAGCCGCTGCTGGAAGCGGGCGTGGAATTGTTCGAACTGCGCAAGCTGAACGACGGCAAATCCGTGGAGCGGGGGTTGCAGACCGGTTTGTCGGGCAGCTCCTCTTCCAGCCTGCACGCCAAGACCTTTGCCGTGGATGGCGACACCCTGTTCGTCGGTTCCTTCAACTTTGATCCGCGCTCCACGCACCTCAATACCGAACTGGGCTTTATCATCGAGAATCGTGAGCTGGCGGGCATGCTGGAGACCCTGTTTGACGAGCGGCTGGTTTCGGTTGCCTACGAAGTCGTGCTGGACGACGACGGGGATCTGCAGTGGATCGAGCGCAACGGCGATGAGGTCGTCCGCCACAGTCATGATCCGGAGGCCGGCGCGTTCAAACGGGGGATGGTGTTTGTGTTTTCTCTGTTGCCTATCGAAGGGCTTTTGTAG
- the gmhB gene encoding D-glycero-beta-D-manno-heptose 1,7-bisphosphate 7-phosphatase: protein MLIILDRDGVINEYDGNYICSADEWHPIPGSINAVARLCNAGHRVAIATNQSGIARGYYDTDELDGMHEKLEQLVEAAGGCIDFIAYCPHHPDDHCGCRKPLTGLLEQIRAHFHLTSLEGAVMVGDSRKDLEAGFAGGCQPVLVRTGNGRETERHLDARPIPGAQVTIYDNLSAFTDALLSAEGW, encoded by the coding sequence ATGCTGATCATCCTCGACCGGGACGGGGTCATCAACGAGTACGATGGCAACTACATCTGTTCTGCAGATGAATGGCATCCCATTCCCGGCAGCATTAACGCGGTGGCCCGGCTTTGCAACGCCGGCCACCGGGTCGCCATTGCCACCAACCAATCCGGCATCGCCCGAGGCTACTACGACACCGACGAGCTGGATGGCATGCACGAGAAGCTTGAGCAACTGGTCGAGGCGGCGGGTGGCTGCATCGATTTCATCGCCTACTGCCCCCATCACCCGGATGATCACTGCGGGTGTCGCAAGCCTCTGACCGGCCTCCTGGAGCAGATCCGTGCCCATTTCCACCTGACGTCGCTGGAGGGTGCCGTCATGGTCGGCGACAGCCGCAAGGATCTGGAGGCCGGTTTCGCCGGGGGCTGCCAACCGGTGCTGGTACGAACCGGCAACGGAAGGGAGACAGAGCGGCACCTGGACGCCCGACCCATACCCGGAGCACAGGTCACGATCTACGACAATCTCAGCGCTTTTACGGATGCGCTTTTGTCGGCCGAGGGCTGGTAA